In a genomic window of Streptomyces sp. SJL17-4:
- a CDS encoding fumarylacetoacetate hydrolase family protein, whose product MRIARFSIDGNVAFGAVEGEGTVESGGLVLDIIKGIPYTDFELSGTKVPLSKVRLLPPVLPNKVVAIGRNYAEHAAELGNEVPDVPVAFFKPTTSVIGSGDAIEYPSFSNELHHEAELAVVIGRMCREVPRERVKDVIFGYTCANDVTARDAQQREKQWARAKGFDTSCPLGPWVETDLDPSDLTIQATVNGEQRQLGRTSDMIRSIEDLVVHITEAMTLLPGDVILTGTPAGVGPLNVGDEVAVTIEGIGTLTNKVIKRG is encoded by the coding sequence GTGCGCATCGCCAGATTCTCCATCGACGGCAATGTGGCCTTCGGCGCCGTCGAGGGCGAGGGAACCGTCGAGTCGGGCGGCCTCGTCCTCGACATCATCAAGGGCATCCCGTACACCGACTTCGAGCTCAGCGGCACCAAGGTCCCGCTGAGCAAGGTACGGCTCCTGCCGCCCGTGCTCCCCAACAAGGTCGTGGCCATCGGCCGCAACTACGCGGAGCACGCCGCCGAGCTCGGCAACGAGGTCCCCGACGTCCCCGTCGCCTTCTTCAAGCCCACCACCTCGGTGATCGGCTCCGGCGACGCCATCGAGTACCCCTCCTTCTCCAACGAGCTGCACCACGAGGCCGAACTGGCCGTGGTCATCGGCCGCATGTGCCGAGAGGTGCCCCGCGAGCGCGTCAAGGACGTCATCTTCGGCTACACCTGCGCCAATGACGTCACCGCCCGCGACGCCCAGCAGCGCGAGAAGCAGTGGGCCCGCGCCAAGGGCTTCGACACCTCCTGCCCCCTCGGGCCCTGGGTGGAGACCGACCTCGACCCGAGCGACCTGACCATCCAGGCCACGGTCAACGGCGAACAGCGCCAGCTGGGTCGGACGAGCGACATGATCCGCTCCATCGAGGACCTGGTCGTCCACATCACCGAGGCCATGACGCTGCTCCCCGGCGACGTCATCCTCACCGGCACCCCCGCCGGGGTCGGCCCCCTCAACGTCGGCGACGAGGTCGCCGTCACCATCGAAGGCATCGGCACTCTCACCAATAAGGTGATCAAGCGTGGCTAA
- a CDS encoding nitrate- and nitrite sensing domain-containing protein — MQGRFKRDGSGSPQARQGRADAPAEQEPRAGTDRGPSASHTPNQGQGPSGDGGDGGRRTSAASASAEPSDASSKGRAEKGGTTGTAENAVGPRIALRNWRISTRLVALLTLPVVAATTLGGIRISESLQDMEQLDHMQLLTKLTREATDLAQALQSERDLSAGPLANGRPVSDYQVANPRRKTDLEYKAFLQATEAIPATEGDEALRSIRQNVNQIASQVSGLHTIRSNAYEKDVSHSVTVEAYSRLIRSLLSLSQDMAQATSNPEMIKRTRALAAFSSAKEYASIQQAIIAAALPPSDRTSGDIQQGDRLYAEAALNSEGRELQSFQAIYESTGGDAAEKTASLNTGNPSITAAEKYAERVLNDDNAMKRGPTRGHLNFTDEYGTKIATMNRIERGLLGDMESLARELRQESQRDAIVNGALILLVLGVSLIGAFVVARSMIRSLRRLQDTATKVAQERLPELVKQLSESDPQDVDTSVESVGVHSRDEIGQVAAAFDDVHREAVRLAAEQALLRGNVNAMFTNLSRRSQGLIQRQLSLISELESREADPDQLSSLFKLDHLATRMRRNGENLLVLAGEEPGRRWTRPVPLVDVLRAAASEVEQYERIELASVPATEVAGRVVNDLVHLLAELLENATSFSSPQTKVRVTGHALPDGRVLVEIHDTGIGLSPEDLAAINERLASPPTVDVSVSRRMGLFVVGRLSLRHGIRIQLRPSDSGGTTALVMLPVDVAQGGKKPMPKPGAGGQGAMPPGASAPGGRLPAGPGAAGGPGGRPGQGGPPSPAAGRLGTGAPRGQVGTSGPRAALPARDGAPLAGGPQGAPQSHNPQPQNASLDRTGQLPQTPQSGEPLRPGPGGGGLIGGASSAIPSRTDVWGSQGGPQAGPGAPQHAPQGQGQGAQQTGGYEFPRAELPGGNPQPQRPQAASWGNDQAQQPVRRPQQEMSPLDAPRGHEDPETTGSFAAQAPQGPGSTGQFPRPDFNAPQQQSQGRPQQGQQQTPQVYQGGVQDPASTAQFPRPDFGAPQGPGSTGQFARPDFDSPQQAPQQQGYQGGQQQQQFGRQPFVPQAQQQAPQPPAPRQRTGGGSGDFGAQRPEPVQPRQPQGQQPQLQQPRRPEALPPAGAGDGRTPLYDTLETNWFHQEQAQQQAQQQQGQRQAQAPAAPQQSAPAQRPAGDPADGRQNGGAAWRTSPNDELVRQAERVRKPAAGGVTTSGLPRRVPKANLVPGTAQEQAHTAGPQVSRAPDDVRGRLTNLRRGIQQGRQAGNSTTGNHHLGPNHQQER, encoded by the coding sequence GTGCAGGGACGTTTCAAGAGGGATGGCTCGGGGTCTCCCCAGGCCCGTCAGGGCCGAGCGGATGCTCCGGCGGAGCAGGAACCGCGTGCCGGGACCGACCGCGGTCCCTCGGCCTCGCACACCCCGAACCAGGGTCAGGGGCCGTCCGGCGACGGCGGTGACGGCGGCAGGCGCACGAGCGCCGCGTCCGCCTCCGCCGAGCCGTCCGACGCTTCCTCCAAGGGCCGGGCCGAGAAGGGCGGGACCACCGGGACCGCCGAAAATGCAGTCGGCCCCCGAATAGCCCTGCGCAACTGGCGCATCTCCACGCGCCTGGTCGCGCTCCTCACCCTCCCCGTGGTCGCCGCGACCACCCTGGGCGGCATCCGCATCAGCGAGTCGCTCCAGGACATGGAGCAGCTCGACCACATGCAGCTGCTCACCAAGCTGACCCGAGAGGCCACCGACCTCGCGCAGGCCCTCCAGTCCGAGCGCGACCTCTCCGCGGGTCCGCTCGCCAACGGCCGCCCGGTCAGCGACTACCAGGTCGCCAACCCGCGCCGGAAGACGGACCTCGAGTACAAGGCCTTCCTCCAGGCCACGGAGGCCATCCCGGCCACCGAGGGCGACGAGGCGCTGCGCAGCATCCGGCAGAACGTCAACCAGATCGCCTCGCAGGTCAGCGGTCTGCACACGATCCGGAGCAACGCCTACGAGAAGGACGTCTCCCACTCGGTGACGGTCGAGGCGTACAGCCGTCTCATCCGCTCGCTGCTCAGCCTGTCCCAGGACATGGCGCAGGCGACCAGCAACCCCGAGATGATCAAGCGGACCCGCGCGCTCGCCGCGTTCTCGTCCGCCAAGGAGTACGCCTCCATCCAGCAGGCGATCATCGCCGCGGCGCTGCCGCCGAGCGACCGGACCTCCGGTGACATCCAGCAGGGTGACCGCCTCTACGCCGAGGCCGCGCTCAACTCCGAGGGCCGCGAGCTCCAGTCCTTCCAGGCGATCTACGAGTCGACCGGCGGCGACGCCGCCGAGAAGACCGCCTCCCTGAACACCGGCAACCCGTCGATCACCGCCGCCGAGAAGTACGCCGAGCGTGTCCTCAACGATGACAACGCCATGAAGCGCGGCCCCACGCGCGGCCACCTCAACTTCACCGACGAGTACGGCACCAAGATCGCCACCATGAACCGCATCGAGCGCGGTCTGCTCGGCGACATGGAGAGCCTGGCCCGTGAGCTCCGCCAGGAGTCGCAGCGGGACGCCATCGTCAACGGTGCCCTGATCCTCCTCGTCCTCGGCGTCTCGCTCATCGGCGCCTTCGTCGTGGCCCGGTCCATGATCCGCTCGCTGCGCCGGCTCCAGGACACCGCGACCAAGGTCGCCCAGGAACGTCTGCCCGAGCTCGTCAAGCAGCTCTCCGAGTCCGACCCGCAGGACGTCGACACCTCCGTCGAGTCCGTCGGTGTGCACTCCCGGGACGAGATCGGCCAGGTGGCCGCGGCCTTCGACGACGTGCACCGCGAGGCCGTCCGTCTCGCCGCCGAGCAGGCCCTCCTCCGGGGCAACGTCAACGCGATGTTCACCAACCTCTCGCGCCGTTCCCAGGGCCTCATCCAGCGTCAGCTCTCGCTCATCTCCGAACTGGAGTCGCGCGAGGCCGACCCGGACCAGCTGTCCTCGCTCTTCAAGCTCGACCACCTCGCGACGCGCATGCGCCGTAACGGTGAGAACCTCCTCGTCCTCGCCGGTGAGGAGCCGGGCCGTCGCTGGACCCGCCCGGTCCCGCTGGTCGACGTGCTCCGTGCCGCCGCCTCCGAGGTGGAGCAGTACGAGCGCATCGAACTCGCCTCGGTCCCCGCGACCGAGGTCGCCGGCCGCGTCGTCAACGACCTCGTGCACCTCCTCGCCGAGCTGCTGGAGAACGCCACCTCGTTCTCCTCGCCGCAGACCAAGGTGCGGGTCACCGGTCACGCGCTGCCCGACGGCCGTGTGCTCGTCGAGATCCACGACACCGGCATCGGCCTCTCCCCCGAGGACCTCGCCGCGATCAACGAGCGGCTCGCCTCGCCGCCCACCGTGGACGTCTCCGTCTCCCGCCGCATGGGTCTCTTCGTGGTCGGCCGCCTGTCCCTGCGACACGGCATCCGCATCCAGCTGCGCCCCTCCGACTCGGGCGGCACCACCGCGCTCGTCATGCTGCCGGTCGACGTCGCCCAGGGCGGCAAGAAGCCGATGCCCAAGCCGGGTGCCGGTGGCCAGGGCGCGATGCCGCCGGGTGCCTCCGCCCCGGGCGGCCGGCTTCCCGCCGGCCCCGGCGCGGCCGGTGGCCCCGGCGGACGTCCGGGCCAGGGCGGTCCGCCGTCCCCGGCGGCCGGCCGTCTCGGCACCGGTGCCCCGCGCGGTCAGGTCGGTACGAGCGGTCCCCGGGCCGCGCTGCCCGCCCGCGACGGTGCGCCGCTCGCCGGTGGCCCGCAGGGCGCCCCGCAGTCCCATAACCCGCAGCCGCAGAACGCGTCGCTCGACCGGACCGGTCAGCTGCCGCAGACCCCGCAGAGCGGCGAGCCGCTCCGCCCGGGCCCCGGTGGCGGCGGCCTCATCGGCGGCGCGTCGAGCGCCATCCCGTCCCGTACGGACGTCTGGGGCAGCCAGGGCGGCCCGCAGGCCGGACCCGGCGCGCCGCAGCACGCCCCGCAGGGTCAGGGCCAGGGTGCCCAGCAGACCGGTGGGTACGAGTTCCCGCGCGCCGAGCTGCCGGGTGGCAACCCCCAGCCGCAGCGCCCGCAGGCGGCGAGCTGGGGCAACGACCAGGCCCAGCAGCCGGTCCGCCGCCCGCAGCAGGAGATGTCCCCGCTGGACGCCCCGCGCGGTCACGAGGACCCGGAGACGACCGGCTCGTTCGCGGCCCAGGCCCCGCAGGGCCCCGGCTCCACGGGCCAGTTCCCGCGCCCCGACTTCAATGCTCCTCAGCAGCAGTCGCAGGGCCGTCCGCAGCAGGGCCAGCAGCAGACGCCGCAGGTGTACCAGGGCGGCGTCCAGGACCCGGCGTCGACGGCGCAGTTCCCGCGCCCCGATTTCGGCGCGCCGCAGGGTCCCGGCTCCACCGGCCAGTTCGCGCGGCCCGACTTCGACAGCCCGCAGCAGGCCCCGCAGCAGCAGGGCTACCAGGGCGGCCAGCAGCAGCAGCAGTTCGGCCGGCAGCCCTTCGTACCGCAGGCGCAGCAGCAGGCCCCGCAGCCGCCGGCCCCGCGTCAGCGCACCGGCGGTGGCAGCGGCGACTTCGGCGCCCAGCGCCCGGAGCCGGTCCAGCCGCGTCAGCCGCAGGGCCAGCAGCCGCAGCTCCAGCAGCCGCGCCGTCCGGAGGCGCTGCCGCCGGCGGGTGCGGGCGACGGCCGTACGCCGCTGTACGACACGCTGGAGACCAACTGGTTCCACCAGGAGCAGGCCCAGCAGCAGGCACAGCAGCAGCAGGGGCAGCGGCAGGCGCAGGCCCCGGCCGCGCCGCAGCAGTCCGCTCCCGCGCAGCGTCCGGCCGGTGACCCGGCCGACGGCCGCCAGAACGGCGGGGCCGCCTGGCGGACCTCGCCCAACGACGAGTTGGTGCGCCAGGCCGAGCGGGTGCGCAAGCCCGCGGCCGGCGGTGTCACCACCTCTGGTCTTCCCCGGCGTGTGCCGAAGGCCAACCTCGTACCCGGGACCGCACAGGAGCAGGCCCACACGGCCGGCCCCCAGGTCTCGCGTGCACCCGACGACGTCCGCGGCCGGCTGACCAATCTGCGCCGCGGCATCCAGCAGGGCCGGCAGGCAGGTAACTCGACCACGGGTAATCACCACCTCGGTCCGAACCATCAGCAGGAGCGTTAG
- a CDS encoding roadblock/LC7 domain-containing protein produces MSQAAQNLNWLITNFVDNTPGVSHTVVVSADGLLLAMSEGFPRDRADQLAAVASGLTSLTAGASRIFEGGPVAQTVVEMERGFLFLMSVSDGSSLAVLAHPECDIGLVGYEMTLLVDRAGSVLTPDLRAELQGSLLH; encoded by the coding sequence ATGAGCCAGGCGGCGCAGAATCTGAACTGGTTGATCACCAACTTCGTGGACAACACCCCCGGGGTGTCCCACACGGTGGTGGTCTCCGCCGACGGACTCCTGCTGGCCATGTCCGAAGGATTCCCCCGTGACCGTGCCGACCAGCTGGCGGCGGTCGCGTCCGGACTGACCTCGCTGACCGCGGGCGCGTCCCGGATCTTCGAGGGGGGCCCCGTCGCGCAGACCGTGGTGGAGATGGAGCGCGGCTTCCTCTTCCTCATGTCGGTCTCCGACGGCTCCTCGCTGGCCGTGCTCGCGCACCCCGAGTGCGACATCGGCCTCGTCGGCTACGAGATGACGCTGCTGGTCGACCGGGCCGGCAGTGTCCTCACCCCGGATCTCCGCGCGGAGCTCCAGGGCAGCCTGCTCCACTAG
- a CDS encoding DUF742 domain-containing protein — protein MTPPPASHDPYGASVDEYGHEGDQPLVRPYAMTGGRTRPRYQLAIEALVSTTADPAHLATLLPEHQRICHLCREVKSVAEVSALLSMPLGVARILVADLAEAGMVAIHQPGNGETGGTPDVTLLERVLSGLRKL, from the coding sequence ATGACCCCGCCCCCCGCCTCTCACGATCCGTACGGCGCCTCAGTCGACGAGTACGGACACGAGGGCGACCAGCCGCTGGTGCGTCCGTACGCGATGACCGGCGGCCGGACCCGGCCGCGCTACCAGCTCGCCATCGAGGCGCTGGTCAGCACCACGGCCGACCCGGCGCACCTCGCCACGCTCCTCCCGGAACACCAGCGGATCTGCCACCTGTGCCGTGAGGTCAAGTCGGTGGCCGAGGTGTCGGCGCTGCTGTCGATGCCCCTCGGCGTCGCCCGCATCCTCGTCGCCGACCTGGCGGAGGCCGGCATGGTGGCGATCCACCAGCCGGGCAACGGAGAGACCGGCGGCACGCCGGACGTGACTCTGCTCGAAAGGGTGCTCAGTGGACTTCGCAAGCTCTAG
- a CDS encoding ATP/GTP-binding protein yields the protein MDFASSSGGAARSTTSAKIVVAGGFGVGKTTFVGAVSEINPLRTEAVMTSASAGIDDLTHTGGKTTTTVAMDFGRITLDQDLILYLFGTPGQDRFWFMWDDLVRGAIGAVVLVDTRRLADCFPAVDYFENSGLPFVIALNGFDGSQPYQPEEVREALQIGPGTPIITTDARHRADAKSALITLVEHALMARLK from the coding sequence GTGGACTTCGCAAGCTCTAGCGGCGGCGCGGCCCGTTCAACCACCAGCGCGAAGATCGTGGTGGCGGGTGGCTTCGGCGTGGGCAAGACCACGTTCGTCGGCGCCGTCTCCGAGATCAATCCGCTGCGTACCGAGGCCGTCATGACGTCCGCCTCCGCGGGGATCGACGACCTCACGCACACCGGTGGCAAGACGACGACGACCGTCGCCATGGACTTCGGCCGCATCACCCTGGACCAGGACCTGATCCTGTACCTCTTCGGTACGCCCGGTCAGGACCGGTTCTGGTTCATGTGGGACGACCTGGTCCGCGGCGCCATCGGCGCCGTCGTCCTGGTCGACACCCGCCGTCTCGCCGACTGCTTCCCGGCGGTCGACTACTTCGAGAACAGCGGCCTGCCGTTCGTCATCGCCCTCAACGGCTTCGACGGGAGCCAGCCCTACCAGCCGGAGGAGGTCCGCGAGGCCCTCCAGATCGGCCCCGGCACTCCCATCATCACCACGGACGCGCGGCACCGCGCCGACGCCAAGAGCGCGCTCATCACCCTGGTCGAGCACGCTCTGATGGCCCGGCTCAAGTAG
- a CDS encoding nitrate- and nitrite sensing domain-containing protein — translation MRRSKESSAEQETRGNFTPPSRTVMSPADVPVTQPAVAAAPGSSSKLSPRNWRVPTRLNAILCIPVLVGLVMGGFQVKGAIDTWQEAQDAEKTALIVRAASEYSTALLNERDLTAGPLLAAKTAEDRKSDEVTRAYAATDAAKVKFDEAAKDLPSGQGLERRLNLFREEEPKLDALRKAAYTRSLDPVNTQLQYTGVQHYLTEFSNELGLGTGNVTAYGRSVYAIQLAKGAESLQRSIGTQLLVRPSRTETVFAQQSVAFNSYNYLEQIALGEFASGGMPEDVEMLKRVMTGKATEGAKQMQAAGLDLPKGKDGSVYSGAATAIGTAKDPEGLASLKAKGITAETWMAIATAKFEGYSEVEKTLVDKAVAEAIKISDESKTDAWVIGAIVVVALLAAFILAGMMARQMSRAMQQLRTAAFGIAEQRLPMLVDQLSRTEPGRVDTRVQPIPIDTQDEIGEVARAFDQVHREAVRLAAEQAMLRGNVNAIFTNLSRRNQSLIEGQLTLITDLENNEADPDQLENLFRLDHLATRMRRNGENLLVLAGEEPGRRWDQPVPLVDVMRAASSEVEQYERIELAGVPDAEIHGQAVTDLVHLLAELLENATTFSSPQTKVRVTATRLPDGRVMVEIHDKGIGLTAEDFADINHKLANPPTVDAAVSQRMGLFVVGRLADRHGIRVQLRPSGEQAGTTSLVMLPDAITHGGGGEQPLQDDFTVSQIIPQQQQSAFESAPPQQQPMLTAADLGFDDSRYEQPAEEERQLDPVNRSLKREGRRAALEAQAQGGDRPLFRDETEQPEEYGQQGQEYAQQGQPQGQEYGQQQGQEYPAEQYAPAQEFGQQQPQQSQGYGQEYAAGFPQQQDGYAYPQQGYEAYPQQGYAEASYETPGTEHQQYGNAFDTQSHQGDWQDQSAYQGGYQQPFGAESESAPSAPEQDPDRVGFDRPGPTPSAVPDAGHALTDAGLPRRGSVASPTQQAPQQQAPQQAKPAQPAQEQQQNEADPTDEWRSTNDERWQRAGKLKDPKAGGVTSSGLPRRVPKANLVEGTAEQTPQGGPQVSRAPEDVRGRLSNLRRGVQQGRSAGTDTNGSGLGPGSTYNQER, via the coding sequence GTGAGGCGCAGCAAGGAAAGCTCCGCGGAGCAGGAGACACGGGGCAACTTCACCCCGCCGTCGCGCACGGTGATGTCGCCCGCGGACGTGCCCGTGACGCAGCCCGCCGTGGCCGCCGCCCCGGGCAGCTCCAGCAAGCTTTCGCCCCGCAACTGGCGGGTGCCCACCAGGCTGAACGCGATCCTCTGCATACCCGTGCTGGTCGGCCTGGTCATGGGTGGCTTCCAGGTCAAGGGAGCCATCGACACCTGGCAGGAGGCGCAGGACGCCGAGAAGACGGCGCTCATCGTGCGCGCCGCCTCGGAGTACAGCACCGCCCTCCTGAACGAGCGTGACCTCACCGCGGGTCCGCTGCTGGCCGCGAAGACCGCCGAGGACCGCAAGAGCGACGAGGTCACCAGGGCGTACGCGGCGACCGACGCCGCCAAGGTGAAGTTCGACGAGGCCGCCAAGGACCTGCCCTCGGGCCAGGGCCTGGAGCGCCGGCTGAACCTCTTCCGCGAGGAGGAGCCGAAGCTCGACGCGCTGCGCAAGGCCGCGTACACCCGCTCCCTCGACCCGGTGAACACCCAGCTCCAGTACACCGGCGTCCAGCACTACCTGACCGAGTTCTCCAACGAGCTCGGCCTCGGCACCGGCAACGTCACGGCCTACGGCCGCAGCGTCTACGCCATCCAGCTGGCCAAGGGCGCCGAGTCCCTCCAGCGCTCCATAGGCACCCAGCTCCTGGTCCGGCCCAGCCGCACCGAGACCGTCTTCGCCCAGCAGTCCGTGGCGTTCAACTCGTACAACTACCTGGAGCAGATCGCCCTCGGCGAGTTCGCCTCCGGTGGTATGCCCGAGGACGTCGAGATGCTGAAGCGCGTCATGACGGGCAAGGCCACCGAGGGCGCCAAGCAGATGCAGGCCGCCGGCCTCGACCTGCCCAAGGGCAAGGACGGCTCCGTCTACTCGGGCGCGGCCACCGCGATCGGTACCGCCAAGGACCCCGAGGGCCTCGCGTCGCTCAAGGCCAAGGGCATCACGGCCGAGACCTGGATGGCCATCGCCACGGCCAAGTTCGAGGGCTACTCCGAGGTCGAGAAGACCCTGGTCGACAAGGCCGTGGCCGAGGCGATCAAGATCTCCGACGAGTCCAAGACGGACGCCTGGGTCATCGGCGCCATCGTCGTCGTCGCCCTGCTCGCCGCCTTCATCCTCGCCGGGATGATGGCGCGCCAGATGAGCCGCGCGATGCAGCAGCTGCGCACCGCCGCCTTCGGCATCGCCGAGCAGCGCCTGCCGATGCTGGTCGACCAGCTCTCCCGTACCGAGCCGGGCCGCGTCGACACCCGTGTGCAGCCGATCCCGATCGACACGCAGGACGAGATCGGCGAGGTCGCCCGCGCCTTCGACCAGGTCCACCGCGAGGCCGTCCGGCTCGCCGCCGAGCAGGCCATGCTCCGGGGCAACGTCAACGCGATCTTCACCAACCTCTCGCGGCGCAACCAGTCGCTGATCGAGGGCCAGCTGACCCTCATCACCGACCTGGAGAACAACGAGGCCGACCCGGACCAGCTGGAGAACCTCTTCCGCCTGGACCACCTGGCGACCCGTATGCGCCGCAACGGCGAGAACCTCCTCGTCCTCGCCGGCGAGGAGCCCGGCCGCCGCTGGGACCAGCCGGTCCCGCTGGTCGACGTCATGCGCGCCGCCTCCTCCGAGGTGGAGCAGTACGAGCGCATCGAGCTGGCGGGCGTGCCGGACGCCGAGATCCACGGCCAGGCCGTGACCGACCTCGTGCACCTGCTCGCCGAGCTCCTGGAGAACGCCACCACGTTCTCCTCCCCGCAGACCAAGGTCCGCGTCACCGCGACCCGTCTGCCCGACGGCCGTGTGATGGTCGAGATCCACGACAAGGGCATCGGCCTCACCGCCGAGGACTTCGCGGACATCAACCACAAGCTGGCCAACCCGCCGACCGTCGACGCGGCCGTCTCGCAGCGCATGGGCCTCTTCGTGGTCGGCCGGCTGGCGGACCGCCACGGCATCCGGGTCCAGCTGCGCCCCTCGGGCGAGCAGGCCGGTACGACCTCGCTGGTCATGCTGCCGGACGCGATCACGCACGGTGGCGGTGGCGAGCAGCCGCTCCAGGACGACTTCACGGTCTCGCAGATCATTCCGCAGCAGCAGCAGAGCGCCTTCGAGAGCGCCCCGCCGCAGCAGCAGCCGATGCTGACCGCCGCCGACCTCGGCTTCGACGACTCGCGCTACGAGCAGCCGGCCGAGGAGGAGCGTCAGCTCGACCCGGTCAACCGCTCGCTGAAGCGCGAGGGGCGGCGTGCCGCCCTGGAGGCCCAGGCACAGGGCGGCGACCGGCCGCTGTTCCGTGACGAGACGGAGCAGCCGGAGGAGTACGGGCAGCAGGGCCAGGAGTACGCGCAGCAGGGTCAGCCCCAGGGCCAGGAGTACGGGCAGCAGCAGGGTCAGGAGTACCCGGCCGAGCAGTACGCCCCGGCGCAGGAGTTCGGGCAGCAGCAGCCCCAGCAGTCGCAGGGGTACGGCCAGGAGTACGCGGCCGGGTTCCCGCAGCAGCAGGACGGCTACGCGTACCCGCAGCAGGGCTACGAGGCCTACCCGCAGCAGGGCTATGCGGAAGCCTCGTACGAGACCCCGGGAACCGAACACCAGCAGTACGGCAATGCGTTCGATACCCAGTCCCACCAGGGAGACTGGCAGGATCAGAGCGCTTACCAGGGCGGCTACCAGCAGCCGTTCGGAGCGGAATCGGAATCTGCCCCGAGCGCTCCCGAACAGGACCCCGACCGCGTAGGCTTCGACCGTCCGGGTCCGACCCCGAGTGCCGTCCCGGACGCCGGTCACGCGCTGACCGACGCCGGACTGCCGCGCCGCGGCAGCGTCGCCTCGCCGACCCAGCAGGCGCCGCAGCAGCAGGCACCGCAGCAGGCCAAGCCCGCGCAGCCGGCGCAGGAGCAGCAGCAGAACGAAGCCGACCCCACCGACGAATGGCGCTCGACCAACGACGAGCGCTGGCAGCGGGCCGGGAAGCTCAAGGACCCGAAGGCGGGCGGGGTCACCTCGTCCGGTCTTCCCCGCCGGGTCCCGAAGGCCAACCTGGTCGAGGGCACGGCTGAGCAGACCCCGCAGGGCGGCCCCCAGGTCTCCCGCGCACCCGAGGACGTACGGGGCAGGTTGAGCAACCTGCGCCGCGGCGTCCAGCAGGGACGCAGCGCGGGAACGGACACGAACGGATCGGGCCTCGGCCCGGGCAGTACCTACAACCAGGAGCGTTAG
- a CDS encoding roadblock/LC7 domain-containing protein produces MSQAAQNLNWLITNFVDNTPGVSHTVVVSADGLLLAMSEGFPRDRADQLAAVASGLTSLTAGASRIFEGGAVNQTVVEMERGFLFIMSISDGSSLAVLAHPEADIGLVGYEMALLVDRAGTVLTPDLRAELQGSLLN; encoded by the coding sequence ATGAGCCAGGCGGCGCAGAATCTGAACTGGTTGATCACCAACTTCGTGGACAACACCCCCGGGGTGTCCCACACGGTGGTGGTCTCCGCCGACGGACTCCTGCTGGCGATGTCCGAGGGTTTCCCCCGGGACCGCGCCGACCAGCTGGCGGCCGTCGCCTCCGGACTGACCTCGCTGACCGCGGGCGCGTCCCGGATCTTCGAGGGTGGTGCGGTCAATCAGACCGTGGTGGAGATGGAGCGCGGCTTCCTCTTCATCATGTCGATCTCGGACGGCTCCTCGCTGGCCGTGCTCGCCCACCCCGAGGCCGACATCGGTCTCGTGGGCTACGAGATGGCACTGCTCGTGGACCGCGCGGGCACCGTCCTGACTCCTGACCTCCGGGCGGAGCTTCAGGGAAGTCTTCTCAACTAA
- a CDS encoding DUF742 domain-containing protein — MGTPPGSSPYNGYDAHQAPLGDTAQNRFNFPSTPSRQGVSQPYRQPHAQPAGAQGSSRAPSAAGSSSSGGSHNPLVRPYAMTGGRTRPRYQLAIEALVSTTADPSRLQGQLPEHQRICRLCFEIKSVAEISALLSIPLGVARILVADLAEAGLVAIHQPGGDEAAGGQPDVTLLERVLSGLRKL; from the coding sequence GTGGGAACACCACCGGGCTCAAGCCCCTACAACGGTTATGACGCGCACCAGGCGCCGCTCGGCGACACCGCGCAGAACCGGTTCAACTTTCCCTCCACCCCGAGCAGACAGGGTGTGTCGCAGCCCTATCGGCAGCCCCACGCCCAGCCCGCGGGTGCGCAGGGCTCCTCGCGCGCTCCGTCCGCCGCCGGCTCCAGCAGCTCGGGCGGCTCGCACAACCCGCTGGTGCGTCCGTACGCGATGACCGGCGGCCGGACCCGGCCGCGCTACCAGCTCGCCATCGAGGCGCTGGTCAGCACCACGGCCGATCCGTCCCGGCTGCAGGGGCAGTTGCCCGAGCACCAGCGGATCTGCCGGCTGTGCTTCGAGATCAAGTCGGTGGCCGAGATCTCGGCCCTTCTCTCCATCCCCCTCGGCGTCGCCCGAATCCTCGTGGCCGACCTGGCAGAGGCCGGGCTCGTCGCCATCCACCAGCCGGGCGGCGACGAAGCCGCCGGCGGTCAGCCAGACGTGACACTGCTCGAAAGGGTGCTCAGTGGACTTCGCAAGCTCTAG